The sequence below is a genomic window from Methylophilus sp. DW102.
CGTGCATGCTGGTGTTCGTCATACAAAAGTCACTCTAAAAGTAAATGACCAGTTAACTCCACCTGATAATAGCGGCTCAGTTGACTACCAAAAGACTAACCCTGTTTTGGGAGCCACCTGGAAAGTTACACCAGCGCTCAATCTTTATGCAAATTTTGGCAAAGGATTTGAGACACCCACTTTTATTGAAGCTGCTTACAATAGTACGGCCGCCTCTGCGACACCAAATTTAACGCTCAAACCGAGTCAAAGTAACAATTATGAAGTAGGTGCCAAAGCATATATTACTGACTCCTCCTTACTTACACTAACTGCATTCAGGATTAACACCCAAGATGAACTCGTTGTTTCTGCAAACAGTAATGGGCGATCAGTTTACGCGAATGCGAACAATACTAAACGTTACGGTACCGAGATATCCCTTGATACCCGTTATGAAAACAATATCACCACTTACTTTTCATACTCATTTCTCAATGCGAAATATAGCTCGTCCTATGTTGGAAATAACGGACTGATTGAATCGGGTAATTACATCCCTGGTACATATCGAAATCAACTTTACGGCGAGGTGGCTTGGAAATATCAGCCTTTGGGATTTTATACAGCGTTAGAGGGAAGATATAACAGCAAAGTTTATGTTGATGATATTAACTCGCAAAGCGCATCTTCTTATACAATTTTTAACCTGCGCGCAGGCCTCGAACAAAATCTCAGTCATTGGAATTTTAAAGAATATATTAGATTAGAAAATATGTTTGATCGCGAGTACATAGGTGCTGTTCGCGTCAATGATACCAATGCACGTTTTTATGAGCCTGCTGCAGGTCGCAATTACCTCGTTGGAATAAATGCACAATACAAGTTCTAAAGAAGAATCTCTTCTTAAAAGCCAGCATCCGCTGGCTTTTTTATTGAATAGCCTTGCCGCGATTAGTGATTTTCGACGCCATTTCGTGTTTAATAGCGCAATCAGTTTCTGGAGCCAGCCGCATGTCAATTACCGTAGACCTTAAAATCCTTGATCCTCGTTTGCATCATATGATGCCAAGCTACGCGACGCCTGGGTCTGCAGGGCTGGATTTAAGAGCATGTATTGAACATACGCAAACCATACAAGCGGGGGAAACCATCATGATCCCGACCGGTATGGCGATTCATATCGATAACACTTATTACGCTGCCATGATTCTGCCGCGCTCTGGCTTGGGCCATAAACATGGCATCGTATTGGGCAACCTGGTCGGCCTGATTGACTCTGACTATCAGGGGCAGCTGCTGGTCTCGTGCTGGAACCGCAGTAAAGAACCGTTTATTTTGAACCCGATGGAACGTATCGCGCAGATGGTGATTGTGCCGGTAGTGCAGGCAGATTTTCATATCGTGGATGAATTTACCAGCAGTGAACGCGGTGAAGGCGGCTTTGGCAGCACAGGCAAGCACTAATTATTTGAAAAGTTGCAATAATTGCTTGATTTGATCATAGATTTCAATCTATAATCTCGCTCTTTCTGAAAAGATAAAAGTATTTGGAGACAACCATGGCACGTGTATGTCAGGTAACCGGTAAAAAACCAATGGTGGGCAACAACGTTTCCCACGCACAAAACAAAACAAGACGTCGTTTCTTGCCTAACTTGCAAAACCGTAAGTTTTGGGTTGAGAGCGAAAACCGCTGGGTAAGCCTGCGCATTACTAACGCCGCTTTGCGTACCATCGACAAAAATGGTATCGATGCAGTATTGGCTGATTTGCGCGCTGCTGGCGAAAAAATCTAACTCGCAGCACTAGTGAGCAAAGGACAATATCATGCGTGAAAAAATCAAATTGGAATCCAGTGCTGGTACAGGTCATTTCTATACCACCACTAAAAACAAACGTACCATGCCAGAGAAAATGGAGATCAAAAAATTTGATCCAGTTGCTCGCAAGCATGTCATGTACAAAGAAACTAAATTGAAATAATTTCAGTTTCAAGTGTTTAATAAAAAAGCCTGCATATGCAGGCTTTTTTATTGGCCGTGATTCATCGTTTATTCATCGCCATTAACAGCGTTTGAAGAGGAAATAATACGGACCTCCTGCTGTGGGTATGGAATCCGAATATTATTGGCTTTGAAGCGCCGCCAAATCTCATAATAAATGTCACTTTGTAATTTGGCTGTACCTTCCTCAGGGTTGGGAACCCAAACCGCTAATACTAAATCAATGCCATTCTGACCAAATGACTTGATTGTCACATCTACCGCCGTATCATCCTGTATGGTGCGCTCATGTGTTCTGCCGATTTCTTTTAATAACTGTATCGCCAGATCAAGATCGCTTTCATAGGAGATCTGAATAGGAATAGGCACCTTGGCTGTATGTACTGCAGAGGTATGATTGATTACCACATCCGTAATCATCTTCTCGTTAGGAATGATGATTTCTGTCGAATCGGGCTTCTGCAGGATCATGTAGCGAGAGCGCAACTCTTGCACAACACCATGATGCTCCCCAATGGTAATCAGGTCACCCATGTGCAGAGACTTATCCATCAAAATGATAAAGCCGCTCACGTAGTTACTGGCGATCTTTTGTAAGCCAAACCCCAACCCAACACCGAGCGCGCCCCCAAAGACGGACAACATGGTGACATCTATGCCCACCGCCGCCATGGACATCAGCAAGGCAATCACAATCGCCACCATGCGCACCAGCTTGACCATAATCACGCGCCAGTTGCCATTGATATTGGTAGCAGCCATCAAGCGCATCTCAATAATGCGGCTCAGCCACAATGCCACCAGCATGGTAATGACGATGGTCAGACTGCCTTGAAGCAGCAACAACAGGTTCAGCTTTTGCCTGCCGACAGTGAATTTCACGTCTTCGAGAATCTGCAATGCCGGATCGAGAAAACCGCTGATATGCAAAGCAACAATGACCCAGACACACCAGGCGATCACGCGCTCAAACGAATGCAGCCAGGCGCCAGGTGAAAAGACATAACGCAATACATAAACAAAACTGCGAATCACCACCATCGCCAGCAGCATGCGCACTGACAGCTTGATCAGCCCCACATGCATCCAATGCTCCAGGCTGAGCCGGGTAATCAGTAACATTAAAAATGCGACCAGAGGAAAAAACAGCCGCTCAATTCCGCCCAGCAGTATTTTGTACACGATGTTTACGCGCCCTGCCGCAATTTGCTTGCGTAAGTGCAGATTTAACAGCCCGCTGACAGCAAGCACGGCACCAATGATAAATAATTGCCATAACGCCGACACCGAGCTCAGGTCGTGCGCAATTTCTTTCCAGAGAATATCAATATCGCTATCCATGTATTACCGCTTATAACAAGAAGATGGTGGCCAGGCCGAGAAAAATCATAAAGCCGCCGCTGTCGGTGATTGCCGTAATGAGGACGCTGGATCCCACGGCGGGGTCACGATCCAGTTTATTCATCACCAAAGGAATGGTGACGCCAATAATGGCCGCCAACAACAAATTAAGTGTCATCGCCGACATCATGACCAGCCCCAAGGCCGCGCTATGATAGAGCCAAAAAGCGATCAGGCCGAGCACACTGCCCCAGATTAAGCCATTCAGCAAAGCCACGCCCATCTCTTTTTGCAACAGAGACTTCATGTGATAGCCAGAAATTTGCCCCAAAGCCAGACCGCGTACAATCATGGTGGTGGTTTGGTTACCGGAATTGCCGCCTATGCCGGCAACAATCGGCATCAGTGCAGCCAACGCTACAATTCGCTCAATACTACCCTCAAACAAGCCAATGACTCGGGAAGCAACCAGCGCCGTCACCAAGTTAATTGCCAACCACGCCCAACGGTTTTGCACCGACTTCCAGATAGAAGCAAAGAAGTCTTCTTCTTCGCGCAAACCAGCCAAAGACAGCATTTCCGCCTCGGCCTCTTCACGAATGATATCCATCACCGTATCCACGGTAATCCTGCCGACCAGCTTGCGATTATTATCTACCACCGGGGCAGTTACCAAGTCATAACGTTCAAACGCCATCGCCGCCTGGTCCGCCATATCCTCAGGGTGAAACACCACAGCATCGGTAGACATGATATCGCCGACTTTGGTCTCCGGATCATTCAGAATAATACGCTTGAGTGGCAACACCCCTTGCAGGATGTCATCGCGATTAATGACAAACAACTTGTCGGTATGGTCGGGAAACTTAGGCAATCTGCGCAGATAGCGCAAGACCACTTCCAGCGTGATATCGTCCCGAATGGTCACAATATCAAAATCCATGATCGAACCGACAGTATCATCGGGATAAGACAGCGCAGACTGCAAACGCTCACGATGCTGTGTATCCAGGCTATACAGCAGATCCTGCAATACATCTTTAGGTAAATCAGGCGCAAGATCAGCCAGCTCATCGGTGTCAAGCTGCTCGGCGGCTGCCAGCAACTCTTCGCTATCCATGTCGGCGATCAGTGTCTGGCGCACCGCATCCGACACTTCGAGCAAGATCTCGCCATCGCGTTCTGCTTTTACCAGATCCCAAACCATTAAACGATCGTCTAATGGCAGCGACTCCAGAATATAGGCAACGTCGGCCGGATGTAGCTGATCCAATTTGTGCTGCAGCACATTCAAATTCTGCCTGTGTACCAGCGTCTCAACCAGATCATGATTCGGCATATCCTGCCTATGCACGACATGCTCAACCAGCTTGTGTTTACCCAATAAATGGATCACTTGCTGCAAAGTCTCACTGAGGCTTTCTTTGCCTTCAATTACTTTTTCATCATGTTCGTGAATTTCTGTCATGCAGGATCCAATATTGAGCAGCCGTTATTTTTTGCAGGTATTATTGTACAAAGCGTTGATGACACTACCTAGACTTTTATGCAAAAGCCATTGATATTATTTGGCACCGTTGGGTGCCATCTCTGTGAGGATGCAGAGCGTATTTTGCAGGCCTTAAAACTGCCTTACCAATACGTAGACATTATTGAAGATGAAAAATTGCTAGAACGCTATCAAATCAGCATTCCAGTATTGTTAGAAAACACGTCAGATCAGGAGAATATACTGGCTTGGCCTTTTAATAGCGAACAAGTCAGTCAATGGCTGTTATCGCATCGTACCAAATAAAAAAGCCAGCGATTGCTGGCTTTTTTATTGATGCGTCAGAACTTACTCTGCAGCTGGTGCTTCTGCAACTTCTGGACGGTCTACCAACTCAACAAACGCCATAGGCGCATTGTCACCGTTGCGGAAACCACATTTCAGAATACGCAGATAACCACCATTGCGTGCATTGTAACGTGGACCCAGTTCACCGAACAGTTTACCAACGATGTCACGATCACGCAGACGGCTGAACGCCAAACGACGGTTTGCCAGTGTAGGTGTTTTACCTAAAGTGATCAGAGGCTCAGCGTACTTACGCAGCTCTTTTGCTTTTGGCAAAGTTGTTTTGATCACTTCGTGACGCAGCAAAGAGGTCACCATGTTGCGGAACATGGCAGCACGGTGGCTGCTGGTTCTGTTCAATTTACGATTGCTATTACCGTGACGCATAGTAATTTCCTTAAGTATTTATCTTATTAGAAATTAAGCTTTTTCCAAGCCAACAGGTGGCCAGTTTTCCAGCTTCATTCCCAGTGTTAAGCCTTTGGAGGCCAACACATCTTTAATTTCATTCAATGATTTTCTACCCAGGTTAGGCGCCTTCAGCAATTCGTTTTCAGTACGCTGAATCAGATCACCAATGTAGAAAATGTTTTCTGCTTTGAGGCAGTTGGCAGAACGTACTGTCAATTCCAGATCATCTACTGGACGCAACAGGATAGGATCTACCTGTGGAGCTGCTTTCACTTCAACGTCAGCAGAAGCACCTTCCAGGTTCGCAAATACTGACAACTGACCAATCAGGATACGTGCAGCATCACGAATCGCCTGCTCAGGCTCGATGATACCGTTGGTTTCCACATCCATAATCAGCTTGTCGAGGTCAGTACGCTGCTCAACACGGGCACTTTCAACATGATAGCTGACTTTGTTGATCGGGCTGAAAGACGCATCCACCATCATGAAGCCCAACACACGGTCTTCATCGTTGGCTTTTTGACGCGCTGGAACAGGTTGATAACCACGACCCATTTCAACTTTCACTTCCAGATTCAACTTACCGCCTTTAGTGATGTTAGCAAGGATATGATTTGGGTTCACAATCTCAGCATCATGACCCACTTCAAAATCACCAGCTGTCACAATCCCTTCACCGCTTTTGCTCAAAACCAGAATGGTTTCAGTTTTGTTGTGCAGTTTTAAAGCAACACCTTTGAGGTTAAGCAAGATATCAACAACATCTTCTTGCACACCTTCGATCGTGGAGTACTCATGTACGACACCATCGATTTTTACTTCAGTAATGGCAAAACCCGGAATGGAAGAGAGCAAGACTCTTCTTAACGCATTACCCAAGGTATAGCCAAAGCCACGTTCCATTGGCTCCAAAGTCACACGTGCGCGGAGTGGCGTTATCACTTCAACGTCAACAACACGTGGCTTCAAATAATCTGTAGGGTTATTTTGCATACAATTCCTTGAAGTAATTGGGTATTAAAAAATAAACCTTAGCCTAGACTAAGCGATTACTTAGAATACAATTCAACGATCAATGATTCATTGATGGTAGCAGGCAACTCATCACGCTGAGGTTTAGCCTTAAACTTACCAGACAATGCTTTGACGTCGACTTCCAACCACTCAGGGAAACCACGCTGTTCAGCTGCTTCAACAGCTGCTTTAATACGCAATTGTGTTTTTGCTTTATCAGCCACAGAAATCACGTCACCAGCCTTCACTTGATAGGAAGGAACGTTTACGCGCTTGCCGTTAACCAAAATAGCGTTATGACGGACCACTTGACGTGCTTCAGAGCGAGAACCTGCCAAACCCATGCGGTATGCAACGTTGTCCAAACGGGACTCCAGCAACTGCAACAGGCTCTCACCAGTAATGCCTTTTTGACGGTCAGCTTCAGCGTAGTAAGTACGGAATTGACCTTCCAATACGCCGTAGATACGACGTACTTTTTGTTTCTCACGCAGTTGGACACCATAGTCTGACAAACGTGAGTTACGGCGTTGACCATGCTGACCTGGTGCGAAGTTGCGCTTTTCGATCGCGCATTTGTCTGTAAAGCATTTTTCTGCTTTCAGAAACAGCTTTTCACCTTCACGACGGCATTGACGGCATTTAGGGTCTAAATTTCTAGCCAAAATAGTTCTCCAGTAATCGATTCGCTAATCTGTGACAGCGAAATGAATTAAATTCTGCGTTTTTTCGGTGGACGGCAACCGTTATGAGGTACCGGGGTCACATCCGTAATGCTAGTGATTTTGAAACCAGCAGCATTCAACGCACGCACAGCAGATTCACGACCTGGACCTGGCCCTTTAATACGCACTTCCAGATTCTTCACACCAGACTCCTGAGCGGCTTTACCAGCCACCTCAGAAGCTACCTGAGCAGCAAAAGGAGTACTCTTACGTGAACCTTTAAAACCTTGACCACCGGAAGTAGCCCATGACAATGCATTGCCTTGACGATCGGTAATCGTGATAATCGTGTTGTTAAAAGAAGCGTGCACGTGGGCAATACCCTCGGCAATATTCTTTTTAACTTTTTTTCTAACGCGTACATTAGCTTTTGCCATGTTGTACTGTCCTTAATATTTACTTTTGTTCAATAAAGATTATTTAGCTTGTTTGATCGCTTTAACCGGACCTTTGCGTGTACGCGCATTGGTTTTGGTACGCTGACCGCGCACTGGCAAACCACGACGATGGCGAATACCGCGGTAGCAACCCAAGTCCATCAAACGTTTGATATTCATGGTCACTTCACGACGCAAATCACCTTCTACAGTGTATTTAGCCACTTCGTCACGCAGCTTCTCTACTTCTGCATCGCTCAAGTCTTTAACCTTTACAGTAGTTAAAACACCAGCTGCAGCACAGATCTTCTGCGCAGTATCGCGACCAATACCATAAATAGAGGTCAACGCAATTTCTGCATGTTTGTGGTTTGGGATATTTACCCCGGCAATACGAGCCATACTTAAACTCCAATAATCAATCGTTTTTCACGATCAAACTTGTGCGTAGAAAAGAAAAGCCGCATATTATATCAGCTTCACTATGCTCTCACAAGCAATTGTTTACCATTAACCTTGACGTTGTTTATGACGTGGGTCAGTACAAATAATGCGAACAACACCGCGACGTCTTACGACTTTACAGTTACGGCATAATGTTTTAACTGATGCGCGAACTCTCATCTTACTTTCCTTTAATTAATTCACTTACTTTGCGCGGAATGTAATTCGCGCACGGGTTAAATCATAAGGGGTCATCTCAACCGTGACTTTGTCACCTGGCAGAATACGGATGTAATGCATACGCATTTTGCCTGAAATGTAACCAAGTACTGTATGACCATTTTCCAGTTTCACTTTAAAAGTTGCATTCGGGAGATTTTCAACAATCTCCCCCTGCATCTCAATGCGATCCTCTTTTGCCATCTTCTACTTACCCGTCCCCTTAAAGTTTGCCTTTTTCAGCAAGCCTTCATACTGTTGCGACATCAGATGAGATTGCACCTGCGTCATAAAGTCCATCGTCACAACAACGATAATCAACAATGAAGTTCCACCAAAATAGAACGGGGTATTAAATTTCAACACTAAAAACTCTGGCAATAAACAAACCAGCGTAATGTACAGCGCACCAATCAATGTCAAACGACCCATGATGCGGTCAATATATTTTGCGGTTTGCTCACCTGGGCGAATACCTGGCACAAATGCGCCACTCTTCTTCAGGTTATCTGCAGTTTCCTTGGGATTGAACACCAATGCCGTGTAGAAAAAAGCAAAAAACAAAATCGCTGCAGCAAACAACAAGATGTATAAGGGCTGACCAGGCGACAGTTTTGCACTGACGTCCTTGAGCCAATACATGTGCTCACTGCTACCAAACCAACCAGCTAAAGTAGCCGGGAATAAAATAATACTTGAAGCAAAAATCGGTGGAATCACACCAGACATATTTAGCTTCAAAGGCAAATGCGTCGATTGACCGCCGTAAATGCGGTTACCAACCTGACGCTTTGCGTAATTCACTGTGATTTTGCGTTGACCGCGCTCAACAAAAACCACCAGAGCTGTCACTAAAATCACTGCCACAAACAGGAACATCACTAATGGAATAGAGAATGCGCCTGTTTTAGCCAAATCCAAGGTGCTACCAATTGCATGCGGCAAGCCCGCTACAATCCCGGCAAAAATAATGATAGAAATACCATTACCAATGCCACGCTCGGTAATCTGCTCACCCAACCACATCAGGAACATCGTCCCGGCCACCAGTGTGGTAACTGCAGTGATGCGGAAAGCAAAGCCAGGATCCAATACCAGACCAGCCTGACCTTCAAGTGCGATCGCAATACCCAGCGCCTGGAAAGTCGCTAACAATACCGTGCCGTAACGCGTGTACTTCGTGATCTGGCGTCTACCAGCTTCACCTTCTTTTTTCAGCTGCTCCAACTGTGGTGAAACCACCGTGAGCAACTGCATAATAATCGACGCAGAAATGTAGGGCATGATCCCCAGGGCAAATACGGTAAAACGCGACAGCGCCCCACCAGAGAACATGTTAAACATGCCCAAAATGCCATCTTTCTGCGTGTCGAACAACTGCTTCAACACTGTAGGATCAATGCCTGGCACTGGAATATGTGCTCCGAGGCGGTAAACCACCAATGCACCCAACAA
It includes:
- the dut gene encoding dUTP diphosphatase, whose protein sequence is MSITVDLKILDPRLHHMMPSYATPGSAGLDLRACIEHTQTIQAGETIMIPTGMAIHIDNTYYAAMILPRSGLGHKHGIVLGNLVGLIDSDYQGQLLVSCWNRSKEPFILNPMERIAQMVIVPVVQADFHIVDEFTSSERGEGGFGSTGKH
- the rpmB gene encoding 50S ribosomal protein L28 yields the protein MARVCQVTGKKPMVGNNVSHAQNKTRRRFLPNLQNRKFWVESENRWVSLRITNAALRTIDKNGIDAVLADLRAAGEKI
- the rpmG gene encoding 50S ribosomal protein L33, which translates into the protein MREKIKLESSAGTGHFYTTTKNKRTMPEKMEIKKFDPVARKHVMYKETKLK
- a CDS encoding mechanosensitive ion channel domain-containing protein, which gives rise to MDSDIDILWKEIAHDLSSVSALWQLFIIGAVLAVSGLLNLHLRKQIAAGRVNIVYKILLGGIERLFFPLVAFLMLLITRLSLEHWMHVGLIKLSVRMLLAMVVIRSFVYVLRYVFSPGAWLHSFERVIAWCVWVIVALHISGFLDPALQILEDVKFTVGRQKLNLLLLLQGSLTIVITMLVALWLSRIIEMRLMAATNINGNWRVIMVKLVRMVAIVIALLMSMAAVGIDVTMLSVFGGALGVGLGFGLQKIASNYVSGFIILMDKSLHMGDLITIGEHHGVVQELRSRYMILQKPDSTEIIIPNEKMITDVVINHTSAVHTAKVPIPIQISYESDLDLAIQLLKEIGRTHERTIQDDTAVDVTIKSFGQNGIDLVLAVWVPNPEEGTAKLQSDIYYEIWRRFKANNIRIPYPQQEVRIISSSNAVNGDE
- the mgtE gene encoding magnesium transporter, with protein sequence MTEIHEHDEKVIEGKESLSETLQQVIHLLGKHKLVEHVVHRQDMPNHDLVETLVHRQNLNVLQHKLDQLHPADVAYILESLPLDDRLMVWDLVKAERDGEILLEVSDAVRQTLIADMDSEELLAAAEQLDTDELADLAPDLPKDVLQDLLYSLDTQHRERLQSALSYPDDTVGSIMDFDIVTIRDDITLEVVLRYLRRLPKFPDHTDKLFVINRDDILQGVLPLKRIILNDPETKVGDIMSTDAVVFHPEDMADQAAMAFERYDLVTAPVVDNNRKLVGRITVDTVMDIIREEAEAEMLSLAGLREEEDFFASIWKSVQNRWAWLAINLVTALVASRVIGLFEGSIERIVALAALMPIVAGIGGNSGNQTTTMIVRGLALGQISGYHMKSLLQKEMGVALLNGLIWGSVLGLIAFWLYHSAALGLVMMSAMTLNLLLAAIIGVTIPLVMNKLDRDPAVGSSVLITAITDSGGFMIFLGLATIFLL
- a CDS encoding glutaredoxin family protein; amino-acid sequence: MQKPLILFGTVGCHLCEDAERILQALKLPYQYVDIIEDEKLLERYQISIPVLLENTSDQENILAWPFNSEQVSQWLLSHRTK
- the rplQ gene encoding 50S ribosomal protein L17; this translates as MRHGNSNRKLNRTSSHRAAMFRNMVTSLLRHEVIKTTLPKAKELRKYAEPLITLGKTPTLANRRLAFSRLRDRDIVGKLFGELGPRYNARNGGYLRILKCGFRNGDNAPMAFVELVDRPEVAEAPAAE
- the rpoA gene encoding DNA-directed RNA polymerase subunit alpha: MQNNPTDYLKPRVVDVEVITPLRARVTLEPMERGFGYTLGNALRRVLLSSIPGFAITEVKIDGVVHEYSTIEGVQEDVVDILLNLKGVALKLHNKTETILVLSKSGEGIVTAGDFEVGHDAEIVNPNHILANITKGGKLNLEVKVEMGRGYQPVPARQKANDEDRVLGFMMVDASFSPINKVSYHVESARVEQRTDLDKLIMDVETNGIIEPEQAIRDAARILIGQLSVFANLEGASADVEVKAAPQVDPILLRPVDDLELTVRSANCLKAENIFYIGDLIQRTENELLKAPNLGRKSLNEIKDVLASKGLTLGMKLENWPPVGLEKA
- the rpsD gene encoding 30S ribosomal protein S4, whose product is MARNLDPKCRQCRREGEKLFLKAEKCFTDKCAIEKRNFAPGQHGQRRNSRLSDYGVQLREKQKVRRIYGVLEGQFRTYYAEADRQKGITGESLLQLLESRLDNVAYRMGLAGSRSEARQVVRHNAILVNGKRVNVPSYQVKAGDVISVADKAKTQLRIKAAVEAAEQRGFPEWLEVDVKALSGKFKAKPQRDELPATINESLIVELYSK
- the rpsK gene encoding 30S ribosomal protein S11, producing MAKANVRVRKKVKKNIAEGIAHVHASFNNTIITITDRQGNALSWATSGGQGFKGSRKSTPFAAQVASEVAGKAAQESGVKNLEVRIKGPGPGRESAVRALNAAGFKITSITDVTPVPHNGCRPPKKRRI
- the rpsM gene encoding 30S ribosomal protein S13, whose amino-acid sequence is MARIAGVNIPNHKHAEIALTSIYGIGRDTAQKICAAAGVLTTVKVKDLSDAEVEKLRDEVAKYTVEGDLRREVTMNIKRLMDLGCYRGIRHRRGLPVRGQRTKTNARTRKGPVKAIKQAK
- the rpmJ gene encoding 50S ribosomal protein L36; protein product: MRVRASVKTLCRNCKVVRRRGVVRIICTDPRHKQRQG
- the infA gene encoding translation initiation factor IF-1 → MAKEDRIEMQGEIVENLPNATFKVKLENGHTVLGYISGKMRMHYIRILPGDKVTVEMTPYDLTRARITFRAK
- the secY gene encoding preprotein translocase subunit SecY is translated as MAQDNILSSVGKLGELKSRLWFLLGALVVYRLGAHIPVPGIDPTVLKQLFDTQKDGILGMFNMFSGGALSRFTVFALGIMPYISASIIMQLLTVVSPQLEQLKKEGEAGRRQITKYTRYGTVLLATFQALGIAIALEGQAGLVLDPGFAFRITAVTTLVAGTMFLMWLGEQITERGIGNGISIIIFAGIVAGLPHAIGSTLDLAKTGAFSIPLVMFLFVAVILVTALVVFVERGQRKITVNYAKRQVGNRIYGGQSTHLPLKLNMSGVIPPIFASSIILFPATLAGWFGSSEHMYWLKDVSAKLSPGQPLYILLFAAAILFFAFFYTALVFNPKETADNLKKSGAFVPGIRPGEQTAKYIDRIMGRLTLIGALYITLVCLLPEFLVLKFNTPFYFGGTSLLIIVVVTMDFMTQVQSHLMSQQYEGLLKKANFKGTGK